A genomic window from Streptomyces mirabilis includes:
- a CDS encoding adenosine deaminase, with translation MPLPKAELHLHIEGTLEPELAFELAARNGVTLPYADTEELRKAYLFDDLQSFLNLYYELMAVLRTEQDFADLADAYLARAAAQGVRHAEIFFDPQAHIARGIGMGTVVEGLHRAFSRSEETHGVSTQLIMCFLRDESAESALATLEAAKPYLDRIVGIGLDSAEVGHPPVKFREVYEAAAALGLRRVAHAGEEGPPEYITEALDVLGVERIDHGLRCMEDPELVERLVRDRVPLTLCPLSNVRLRAVDVLEDHPLPAMLDAGLLCTVNSDDPAYFGGYIGDTFHAVHGALGLDRERMRELARNSFVASFLEHDEERRARYLAEVEAYEFG, from the coding sequence ATGCCCCTCCCCAAAGCAGAACTGCACCTCCACATCGAAGGCACCCTCGAACCCGAGCTGGCCTTCGAACTCGCCGCCCGCAACGGCGTCACGCTCCCCTACGCGGACACCGAGGAGCTGCGCAAGGCGTATCTCTTCGACGACCTCCAGTCGTTCCTGAACCTGTACTACGAGCTCATGGCCGTCCTGCGGACCGAGCAGGACTTCGCCGACCTCGCCGACGCCTACCTCGCACGGGCCGCCGCGCAGGGCGTGAGGCACGCGGAGATCTTCTTCGACCCGCAGGCCCACATCGCCCGGGGCATCGGCATGGGGACGGTCGTCGAGGGGCTGCACCGGGCGTTCTCCCGCAGCGAGGAGACGCACGGCGTCTCCACCCAGCTGATCATGTGCTTCCTGCGCGACGAGTCCGCGGAGTCGGCGCTCGCGACCCTGGAGGCCGCGAAGCCCTACCTCGACCGGATCGTCGGCATCGGCCTCGACTCCGCCGAGGTCGGGCACCCGCCGGTCAAGTTCCGCGAGGTCTACGAGGCCGCCGCCGCGCTCGGGCTGCGGCGCGTCGCCCACGCGGGCGAGGAGGGGCCGCCGGAGTACATCACCGAGGCGCTGGACGTGCTCGGCGTCGAGCGCATCGACCACGGGCTGCGCTGCATGGAGGACCCCGAGCTGGTCGAGCGGCTCGTACGGGACCGGGTGCCGCTGACGCTCTGCCCGCTGTCGAACGTACGGCTGCGCGCCGTGGACGTCCTGGAGGACCACCCGCTGCCCGCGATGCTGGACGCCGGGCTGCTGTGCACGGTCAACTCCGACGACCCCGCGTACTTCGGCGGGTACATCGGCGACACCTTCCACGCCGTGCACGGGGCGCTGGGGCTGGACCGGGAGCGGATGCGGGAACTGGCGCGCAACTCGTTCGTGGCGTCCTTCCTCGAGCACGACGAGGAGCGGCGGGCGCGCTACCTCGCCGAGGTCGAGGCGTACGAGTTCGGATAG
- a CDS encoding histidine triad nucleotide-binding protein has translation MTGEPQDDCLFCKIVAGHVPANVVRETDTTVAFRDINPQAPTHILVIPKVHHPDAASLAAAEPAIAADLLREAGEVASEEKLESYRIVFNTGGGAGQTVFHAHAHLLGGRGMQWPPG, from the coding sequence ATGACGGGAGAACCGCAGGACGACTGTCTGTTCTGCAAGATCGTCGCGGGGCACGTTCCCGCGAACGTCGTCCGGGAGACCGACACGACCGTCGCCTTCCGCGACATAAACCCCCAGGCGCCCACGCACATCCTGGTCATCCCCAAGGTGCACCACCCGGACGCGGCCTCCCTCGCCGCCGCCGAGCCCGCCATCGCCGCGGACCTGCTGCGCGAGGCGGGCGAGGTGGCGTCCGAGGAGAAGCTGGAGAGCTACCGCATCGTGTTCAACACGGGCGGCGGCGCGGGCCAGACCGTCTTCCACGCGCACGCCCACCTCCTGGGCGGCCGTGGCATGCAGTGGCCGCCGGGGTAA
- a CDS encoding S41 family peptidase, which produces MTQSASSASSVSPAYLRFPHLHGELVAFTAEDDVWVAPLDGGGRAWRVSADNMPVNHPRISPDGTTVAWTSTRDGAPEVHAAPLEGGPSTRLTYWGSSKTQVRGWTPDGRVLALSTQGQASLRRSWARAVPLDGGPATTLPYGPVGDVVHGDPGVLLLSAPMGREAAWWKRYRGGTAGKLWIDRAGGDGAGAGEFVRLHEDLDGNLEYPLWVGERVAFLSDHEGVGALYSSLADGSDLRRHTPIDGFYARHAATDGARVVYASAGELWLLDDLDGAEPRRLDLRLGGQRVDQQPHLVSASRWFSAAAPDHTGRGSAVSVRGAVHWVTHRSGPARALAARPGVRARLPRAFRVEGEEYVVWVTDAAGDDALEFAPATGLAPGATPRRLAAGQLGRVLGLAMAPDGSRAAVASHDGRVLLVERETGEVREVDRGEDGEVSGLVFSPDSTWLAWSHPGPRPLRQLKLANTADLSVTEATPLRFRDYAPAFTLDGKHLAFLSARSFDPVYDEHVFDLAFVGGSRPHLITLAATTPSPFGPQRHGRPFEASDKDETPDSEGAPTTRIDLDGLADRIVPFPVEAARYSTLRAAKDGLLWLRHPVVGVLGASRATPDDPDPKTELERYDLAQQRVEHLAADADHFAVSGDGKRVLLWTDGKLKVVPSDRRASNDDESDTNITVDLSRVRQTVDPAAEWRQMYDETGRLMRDNFWRPDLGGVDWEGVLERYRPVLERVATHDDLVDLLWEVQGELGTSHAYVTPRGGWGGGDRAQGLLGADISRHEDGSWRIDRILPSETSDPHARAPLAAPGVAVRAGDAIVAVAGQPVDPVAGPGPLLVGTAGKPVELTVSPSGGGDPRHAVVVPLADEEPLRYHAWVADRRAYVHEKSGGRLGYLHVPDMQAPGWAQIHRDLRVEVAREGLVVDVRENRGGHTSQLVVEKLARRIVGWDLPRGMRPYSYPEDAPRGPVVAVANEFSGSDGDIVNAAIKALGIGPVVGTRTWGGVVGIDSRYRLVDGTLVTQPKYAFWLDGYGWGVENHGVDPDVEVVQTPQDHAAGRDAQLDEAIRIALAALAENPAKAAPTLPEL; this is translated from the coding sequence GTGACTCAGTCTGCATCGTCCGCGTCGTCGGTATCGCCCGCGTATCTCCGGTTTCCGCATCTGCACGGCGAGCTGGTCGCCTTCACCGCCGAGGACGACGTCTGGGTCGCCCCCCTCGACGGCGGCGGTCGCGCCTGGCGGGTCAGCGCCGACAACATGCCGGTGAACCACCCCCGCATCTCCCCGGACGGTACGACCGTCGCCTGGACGTCGACCCGCGACGGAGCGCCCGAGGTGCACGCCGCGCCCCTGGAGGGCGGACCGTCCACGCGGCTGACGTACTGGGGGAGTTCGAAGACCCAGGTGCGCGGCTGGACCCCGGACGGGCGCGTGCTCGCGCTCAGCACCCAGGGCCAGGCCAGCCTGCGCCGCAGCTGGGCCCGGGCCGTCCCGCTCGACGGGGGCCCCGCGACCACCCTCCCGTACGGGCCGGTCGGCGACGTGGTCCACGGCGATCCGGGGGTGCTGCTGCTGTCGGCTCCCATGGGGCGCGAGGCCGCCTGGTGGAAGCGGTACCGGGGCGGCACGGCGGGCAAGCTGTGGATCGACAGGGCCGGCGGCGACGGGGCGGGGGCCGGCGAGTTCGTACGGCTGCACGAGGACCTGGACGGGAACCTCGAATACCCCCTGTGGGTGGGGGAGCGCGTCGCCTTCCTGTCCGACCACGAGGGTGTCGGAGCGCTCTACTCCTCCCTCGCCGACGGATCCGATCTGCGCCGCCACACGCCGATCGACGGCTTCTACGCCCGGCACGCGGCGACCGACGGCGCCCGGGTCGTGTACGCGTCCGCCGGTGAACTGTGGCTCCTCGACGACCTGGACGGCGCCGAGCCGCGCCGGCTCGACCTGCGGCTCGGCGGACAGCGCGTCGACCAGCAGCCGCACCTCGTGAGCGCCTCCCGCTGGTTCTCGGCCGCCGCCCCCGACCACACCGGACGCGGCAGCGCGGTCTCCGTGCGCGGCGCCGTCCACTGGGTCACCCACCGCTCCGGACCGGCCCGCGCGCTCGCCGCCCGGCCCGGTGTGCGCGCCCGGCTGCCCCGCGCCTTCCGGGTGGAGGGCGAGGAGTACGTGGTGTGGGTCACGGACGCGGCCGGTGACGACGCGCTGGAGTTCGCCCCGGCGACCGGTCTCGCGCCCGGGGCCACCCCGCGCCGGCTCGCCGCCGGACAGCTGGGGCGGGTCCTCGGGCTCGCCATGGCACCCGACGGCAGCCGCGCCGCCGTCGCCTCGCACGACGGACGGGTGCTGCTCGTCGAGCGGGAGACCGGCGAGGTACGGGAGGTCGACCGGGGCGAGGACGGCGAGGTCTCCGGGCTCGTCTTCTCGCCGGACTCCACCTGGCTCGCCTGGTCGCACCCCGGCCCGCGCCCGCTGCGCCAGCTCAAGCTGGCCAACACCGCCGACCTGTCGGTGACCGAGGCGACCCCGCTGCGCTTCCGCGACTACGCACCCGCGTTCACCCTCGACGGCAAGCACCTCGCCTTCCTCTCGGCCCGCTCCTTCGACCCCGTCTACGACGAACACGTCTTCGACCTCGCGTTCGTCGGGGGCTCCCGGCCGCATCTGATCACCCTGGCCGCGACCACCCCGTCCCCCTTCGGACCGCAGCGCCACGGCCGCCCCTTCGAGGCATCCGACAAGGACGAGACGCCCGACAGCGAGGGCGCCCCCACCACCCGTATCGACCTCGACGGACTCGCCGACCGGATCGTCCCGTTCCCCGTGGAGGCGGCCCGCTACTCGACCCTGCGCGCCGCCAAGGACGGGTTGCTGTGGCTGCGCCACCCGGTCGTCGGAGTCCTCGGCGCCTCCCGCGCCACCCCGGACGACCCGGACCCGAAGACCGAACTGGAGCGGTACGACCTCGCCCAGCAGCGCGTCGAGCACCTCGCCGCGGACGCCGACCACTTCGCCGTCAGCGGCGACGGCAAACGCGTCCTGCTGTGGACCGACGGCAAGCTCAAGGTCGTTCCCAGCGACCGCCGCGCCTCGAACGACGACGAGAGCGACACGAACATCACCGTCGACCTCTCCCGGGTCCGCCAGACCGTCGACCCGGCCGCCGAGTGGCGGCAGATGTACGACGAGACCGGCCGCCTCATGCGCGACAACTTCTGGCGGCCCGACCTGGGCGGGGTCGACTGGGAAGGCGTACTGGAGAGGTACCGGCCGGTGCTCGAACGGGTCGCCACGCACGACGACCTCGTCGACCTGCTGTGGGAGGTGCAGGGCGAACTCGGCACCTCGCACGCGTACGTGACCCCGCGCGGCGGCTGGGGCGGCGGCGACCGGGCGCAGGGACTGCTCGGGGCGGACATCTCCCGTCATGAGGACGGCAGTTGGCGCATCGACCGGATCCTCCCCTCGGAGACGTCCGACCCGCACGCGCGGGCGCCGCTCGCCGCGCCCGGCGTCGCGGTGCGCGCCGGGGACGCGATCGTCGCGGTCGCCGGGCAGCCGGTGGACCCGGTGGCCGGACCCGGGCCGCTGCTCGTCGGCACCGCGGGCAAGCCGGTCGAGCTGACCGTCTCCCCGTCGGGCGGCGGCGATCCGCGGCACGCCGTGGTCGTCCCGCTCGCCGACGAGGAGCCGCTGCGCTACCACGCCTGGGTCGCGGACCGGCGTGCCTATGTCCACGAGAAGTCGGGCGGACGGCTCGGCTATCTCCATGTGCCCGACATGCAGGCGCCCGGCTGGGCCCAGATCCACCGCGACCTGCGCGTTGAGGTGGCCCGGGAGGGGCTGGTCGTGGACGTCCGGGAGAACCGCGGCGGCCACACCTCCCAGTTGGTCGTGGAGAAGCTCGCGCGGCGGATCGTGGGCTGGGACCTGCCGCGGGGGATGCGGCCGTACAGCTATCCGGAGGACGCGCCGCGCGGACCGGTCGTCGCCGTCGCCAACGAGTTCTCCGGCTCGGACGGCGACATCGTCAACGCGGCGATCAAGGCGCTGGGCATCGGGCCGGTCGTCGGGACGCGGACGTGGGGCGGGGTCGTCGGCATCGACAGCCGGTACCGGCTCGTCGACGGCACCCTCGTCACCCAGCCCAAGTACGCGTTCTGGCTGGACGGTTACGGGTGGGGCGTGGAGAACCACGGTGTCGACCCGGACGTCGAGGTCGTCCAGACGCCGCAGGACCACGCGGCCGGGCGCGACGCGCAGCTCGACGAGGCGATCCGGATTGCGCTGGCCGCGCTCGCGGAGAACCCGGCGAAGGCGGCACCGACGCTGCCGGAGCTCTGA
- a CDS encoding VOC family protein produces MELAQVRLLVSDFPVCYHFYAEVLGLKPQSGATEGPYEKFSPTVGSAGIALQDRAMMARILGELGDSATGHRSLVVLRVDDLDSYCAAITSRGAVLVHGPDFMTDRMRVAHLKDPEGNLVELQEWLLLRT; encoded by the coding sequence TTGGAACTCGCCCAAGTACGGCTGCTCGTCTCGGACTTCCCGGTCTGCTACCACTTCTACGCCGAGGTCCTCGGCCTCAAGCCCCAGTCGGGCGCGACCGAAGGACCGTACGAGAAGTTCAGCCCCACCGTCGGTTCGGCGGGCATCGCGCTCCAGGACCGCGCGATGATGGCCCGGATACTCGGTGAACTGGGCGACTCGGCGACCGGCCACCGCTCCCTGGTGGTCCTGCGCGTCGACGACCTCGACTCCTACTGCGCGGCCATCACCTCGCGCGGCGCCGTCCTCGTGCACGGCCCGGACTTCATGACGGACCGGATGCGGGTCGCCCACCTCAAGGACCCCGAGGGCAACCTGGTGGAACTTCAGGAGTGGCTCCTCCTGCGGACCTGA
- a CDS encoding 16S rRNA (uracil(1498)-N(3))-methyltransferase, translated as MTAPVFVVEHFEAGSGGRYVLDGPEGRHAVSVKRLNPGEDVVLTDGAGRWAECVVVATEGKDRLIVQMDSYSEEPPEEPRITVVQALPKGDRGEVAVETMTETGVDAIVPWAASRCITQWKGERGLKALAKWRATAREAGKQSRRVRFPEVADAATTKQVAALLASADFAAVLHEDTEVGTEPFVTAELPTSGEIVLVVGPEGGISPEEIELFTGAGAKTCHLGRTVLRTSTAGTVATALLMARTGRWS; from the coding sequence ATGACGGCACCGGTGTTCGTCGTCGAGCACTTCGAGGCGGGCAGCGGCGGACGGTACGTGCTCGACGGCCCGGAGGGGCGCCACGCCGTCTCCGTGAAGCGGCTGAACCCTGGTGAGGACGTCGTCCTCACGGACGGGGCCGGGCGGTGGGCCGAGTGCGTGGTCGTCGCCACCGAGGGCAAGGACCGGCTGATCGTCCAGATGGACTCGTACAGCGAGGAGCCCCCGGAGGAGCCCCGCATCACCGTCGTCCAGGCGCTCCCCAAGGGCGACCGGGGCGAGGTGGCCGTGGAGACGATGACCGAGACCGGCGTCGACGCGATCGTTCCCTGGGCCGCGTCCCGCTGCATCACGCAGTGGAAGGGCGAGCGGGGTCTGAAGGCGCTCGCCAAGTGGCGGGCCACGGCCAGGGAGGCCGGCAAGCAGTCGCGCCGGGTGCGCTTCCCGGAGGTCGCGGACGCGGCGACGACCAAGCAGGTTGCCGCACTTTTGGCCAGTGCCGACTTCGCGGCGGTGCTGCACGAGGACACGGAGGTCGGCACCGAGCCGTTCGTGACGGCCGAACTCCCCACCTCGGGCGAGATCGTGCTGGTGGTCGGCCCCGAGGGCGGGATCTCCCCCGAGGAGATCGAGCTGTTCACCGGGGCGGGCGCGAAGACGTGCCACCTGGGGCGTACCGTGCTGCGTACATCGACCGCCGGGACGGTGGCGACCGCGCTGCTGATGGCGCGCACCGGCCGCTGGTCCTGA
- a CDS encoding nitronate monooxygenase encodes MSTALTDLLPHPIVQAPMAGGVSVPHLAAAVSEAGGLGFLAAGYKTADGMYQEIKQLRGLTGCPFGVNLFMPQPEYADPAAVEVYAHQLAGESSWYETELGEPDSGRDDGYDAKLAVLLDNPVPVVSFHFGVPSTDVLESLRRAGTLTVITATTAEEALAVQRAGADAVIAQGVEAGGHQGTHRDNPETDGTGIGLLSLIAQVREAVDIPIIAAGGIMRGSQIAAVLAAGANAAQLGTAFLATPESGANAVHKQALTNPLFVRTELTRAFSGRPARGLVNRFMREHGPYAPAAYPEVHHLTSPLRKAAAKAGDAQGMALWAGQGHRMARELPAGQLVEVLSAELEEARTALSAAGEAGGEVR; translated from the coding sequence ATGTCCACCGCACTGACCGATCTCCTCCCCCACCCGATCGTGCAGGCCCCCATGGCGGGCGGCGTCTCCGTCCCGCATCTCGCGGCCGCCGTGTCCGAGGCCGGCGGGCTCGGGTTCCTTGCCGCCGGGTACAAGACCGCCGACGGCATGTACCAGGAGATCAAGCAATTGCGCGGGCTCACGGGCTGCCCCTTCGGGGTCAATCTGTTCATGCCGCAGCCCGAGTACGCGGACCCCGCGGCGGTCGAGGTCTACGCCCACCAGCTCGCGGGCGAGTCCTCCTGGTACGAGACCGAACTCGGTGAACCCGACAGCGGCCGTGACGACGGCTACGACGCCAAGCTCGCCGTCCTCCTCGACAACCCGGTGCCGGTGGTCTCGTTCCACTTCGGCGTCCCGAGCACCGACGTCCTGGAGTCCCTGCGCCGCGCCGGCACCCTCACCGTGATCACCGCGACCACGGCCGAGGAGGCCCTCGCCGTCCAGCGGGCCGGCGCCGACGCGGTCATCGCGCAGGGCGTGGAGGCGGGCGGCCACCAGGGCACCCACCGCGACAACCCGGAGACGGACGGCACGGGTATCGGGCTGCTGTCGCTGATCGCGCAGGTCCGCGAGGCCGTGGACATCCCGATCATCGCCGCCGGCGGCATCATGCGCGGCAGCCAGATCGCCGCGGTGCTGGCCGCGGGCGCGAACGCCGCGCAGCTCGGCACCGCGTTCCTCGCCACCCCGGAGTCCGGCGCCAACGCCGTGCACAAGCAGGCGCTGACCAACCCGCTGTTCGTACGGACGGAGCTGACGCGCGCGTTCTCCGGGCGGCCGGCGCGCGGCCTGGTGAACCGGTTCATGCGCGAGCACGGCCCGTACGCGCCCGCCGCGTACCCCGAGGTCCACCACCTCACCTCCCCGCTGCGCAAGGCGGCGGCCAAGGCGGGCGACGCACAGGGCATGGCGCTGTGGGCCGGGCAGGGGCACCGCATGGCGCGCGAGCTGCCCGCCGGGCAGCTGGTGGAGGTGCTGAGCGCGGAGCTCGAGGAGGCCAGGACAGCGTTGTCGGCCGCCGGGGAAGCGGGGGGTGAGGTCCGATGA
- the dnaJ gene encoding molecular chaperone DnaJ produces MATDYYAVLGVRRDASQDEIKKAFRRLARELHPDVNPDPKTQERFKEINAAYEVLSDPQKKQVYDLGGDPLSQSGGGGAGGFGAGGFGNFSDIMDAFFGTASQRGPRSRTRRGQDAMIRLEIELDEAAFGTTKDIQVDTAVVCATCNGEGAAPGTSAQTCDMCRGRGEVSQVTRSFLGQVMTSRPCPQCQGFGTVVPTPCPECAGDGRVRSRRTLTVKIPAGVDNGTRIQLAGEGEVGPGGGPAGDLYVEIHELPHSTFQRRGDDLHCTVTIPMTAASLGTKVPLETLDGLEEVDIRPGTQSGQSIPLHGRGVTHLRGGGRGDLIVHVEVTTPTKLDPEQERLLRELALLRGEERPTGQFQPGQQGLFSRLKDAFNGR; encoded by the coding sequence GTGGCCACGGACTACTACGCCGTACTCGGCGTGCGCCGCGACGCGTCCCAGGACGAGATCAAGAAGGCCTTCCGGCGGCTCGCACGCGAGCTGCACCCGGACGTCAATCCCGATCCGAAGACGCAGGAGCGGTTCAAGGAGATCAACGCCGCGTACGAGGTGTTGTCGGACCCGCAGAAGAAGCAGGTCTACGACCTCGGCGGCGACCCGCTGTCCCAGTCGGGCGGCGGCGGTGCGGGCGGCTTCGGCGCCGGCGGGTTCGGGAACTTCTCGGACATCATGGACGCCTTCTTCGGTACGGCGTCGCAGCGCGGTCCGCGATCGCGTACGCGGCGTGGCCAGGACGCCATGATCCGGCTCGAGATCGAGCTGGACGAGGCGGCCTTCGGCACCACGAAGGACATCCAGGTCGACACGGCCGTCGTCTGCGCCACCTGCAACGGTGAGGGCGCGGCGCCGGGTACCTCGGCCCAGACCTGTGACATGTGTCGCGGGCGGGGTGAGGTGTCCCAGGTCACGCGGTCCTTCCTCGGGCAGGTCATGACCTCCCGGCCGTGTCCGCAGTGCCAGGGCTTCGGGACCGTCGTCCCGACTCCCTGCCCCGAGTGCGCCGGTGACGGGCGCGTCCGGTCGCGTCGCACGCTGACCGTCAAGATCCCCGCCGGTGTCGACAACGGCACGCGGATCCAGCTCGCGGGCGAGGGCGAGGTCGGGCCCGGTGGCGGTCCCGCCGGTGACCTCTACGTCGAGATCCACGAGCTGCCGCACTCCACGTTCCAGCGGCGCGGGGACGATCTGCACTGCACGGTGACCATTCCGATGACCGCGGCCTCGCTCGGCACCAAGGTGCCGCTGGAGACCCTTGACGGTCTCGAGGAGGTCGACATCCGTCCGGGCACGCAGTCCGGGCAGTCGATTCCGCTGCACGGGCGGGGTGTCACGCATCTGCGGGGCGGTGGCCGCGGTGACCTCATCGTGCACGTCGAGGTGACCACGCCCACGAAGCTCGATCCCGAGCAGGAGCGGTTGCTGCGGGAGCTGGCGCTGCTGCGCGGGGAGGAGCGGCCCACCGGGCAGTTCCAGCCCGGGCAGCAGGGGCTGTTCTCGCGCCTGAAGGACGCGTTCAACGGTCGCTGA
- the hrcA gene encoding heat-inducible transcriptional repressor HrcA, with the protein MLSERRLEVLRAIVQDYVGTDEPVAVGSKALTERHRLGVSPATVRNDMAALEDEGYIAQPHTSAGRIPTDKGYRLFVDKLAGVKPMTAPERRAIQNFLDGAVDLDDVVGRTVRLLAQLTRQVAVVQYPSLTRSTVRHVELLSLAPARVMLVLITDTGRVEQRMIDCPVPFGETSLADLRARLNSRVAGRRFADVPQLVQDLPDAFEAEDRGTVATVLSTLLETLVEETEERLMIGGTANLTRFGHDFPLTIRPVLEALEEQVVLLKLLGEAGDSSMTVRIGHENAYEGLNSTSVVSVGYGSGDEAVAKLGVVGPTRMDYPGTMGAVRAVARYVGQILAES; encoded by the coding sequence ATGCTCAGTGAACGCAGGCTCGAGGTGCTGCGCGCCATCGTCCAGGACTATGTCGGCACCGACGAGCCGGTCGCGGTCGGGTCCAAGGCGCTGACCGAGCGGCACCGGCTGGGGGTCTCCCCGGCCACCGTCCGCAACGACATGGCGGCCCTGGAGGACGAGGGGTACATCGCCCAGCCGCACACCAGCGCCGGGCGGATCCCCACCGACAAGGGCTACCGGCTCTTCGTCGACAAGCTCGCCGGCGTCAAGCCGATGACCGCGCCCGAGCGGCGGGCCATTCAGAACTTCCTGGACGGCGCGGTCGACCTGGACGACGTCGTCGGGCGGACGGTGCGGCTGCTCGCGCAGCTCACCCGGCAGGTCGCCGTCGTGCAGTATCCGTCGCTGACGAGATCGACCGTGCGGCACGTGGAGCTGCTGTCGCTCGCGCCTGCCCGTGTGATGCTCGTGCTGATCACGGACACCGGGCGGGTCGAGCAGCGCATGATCGACTGCCCGGTCCCGTTCGGAGAAACGTCGCTCGCGGATCTGCGGGCCCGGCTCAACAGCAGGGTCGCGGGCCGTCGCTTCGCGGACGTCCCGCAGCTCGTGCAGGACCTCCCGGACGCGTTCGAGGCGGAGGACCGGGGTACGGTCGCGACGGTGCTCTCCACTCTTCTGGAGACGCTCGTCGAGGAGACCGAGGAGCGGCTGATGATCGGCGGGACCGCCAATCTGACGCGCTTCGGACATGACTTCCCTCTCACCATCCGGCCGGTGCTCGAAGCGCTGGAGGAGCAGGTCGTGCTTCTCAAGTTGCTTGGTGAGGCCGGGGATTCGAGCATGACCGTGCGAATCGGGCACGAGAACGCGTATGAGGGACTCAACTCCACGTCCGTCGTCTCGGTCGGCTACGGTTCGGGCGACGAGGCAGTAGCGAAACTCGGCGTGGTCGGACCGACCCGCATGGATTACCCCGGCACGATGGGAGCGGTACGAGCGGTGGCACGGTACGTCGGACAGATCCTGGCGGAGTCTTAA
- a CDS encoding MBL fold metallo-hydrolase, translated as MKVTWEEAGWEQLTPRVGRRRLPVWDCTVGLVVGEGGALIVDAGSSLAEGARLRGEAQALAGRRVNFLALTHPHFDHVLGAAAFAGAEVLVAGGSAEVYEHGREELYTDAVRGGLDARAAEDAADTLVRPRHYVWGTRRLELTGGVEVLLVRTGEGHTAHDLVVVVPGDPTVVFCGDLVEESGEPQAGPDAVPSRWPGALDRLLELGGEDALYVPGHGAVVDAGFVRSQRDALAARFGVSGFGEPGLATPGFDGSDFGVSR; from the coding sequence ATGAAGGTGACTTGGGAAGAGGCGGGGTGGGAGCAGCTGACACCGCGGGTGGGGCGGCGGCGGCTTCCGGTCTGGGACTGCACGGTCGGACTGGTCGTGGGCGAGGGTGGGGCGCTGATCGTCGACGCGGGGTCGAGCCTCGCGGAGGGCGCGCGGTTGCGCGGGGAGGCGCAGGCGCTCGCCGGCCGCCGTGTGAACTTCCTCGCGCTCACCCACCCCCACTTCGACCATGTCCTCGGCGCGGCGGCGTTCGCGGGCGCGGAGGTCCTCGTCGCGGGCGGCTCGGCCGAGGTGTACGAGCACGGGCGCGAGGAGCTGTACACGGACGCGGTACGGGGCGGGCTGGACGCGCGGGCGGCGGAGGACGCGGCGGACACCCTGGTGCGACCCCGGCACTACGTGTGGGGCACCCGGCGTCTCGAGCTGACCGGCGGCGTCGAGGTCCTGCTGGTGCGGACGGGCGAGGGCCACACCGCCCACGACCTCGTGGTCGTGGTGCCGGGCGACCCGACGGTGGTGTTCTGCGGCGACCTGGTCGAGGAGTCCGGCGAACCCCAGGCGGGCCCCGATGCCGTACCGTCACGCTGGCCCGGGGCCCTCGACAGGTTGCTCGAACTCGGGGGCGAGGACGCGTTGTACGTGCCCGGTCACGGGGCGGTCGTGGACGCCGGGTTCGTACGGTCCCAGCGGGACGCGCTGGCCGCGCGTTTCGGCGTGTCGGGTTTCGGCGAGCCGGGTCTCGCCACGCCGGGTTTCGACGGATCGGATTTCGGCGTGTCGCGTTGA
- a CDS encoding DUF3097 domain-containing protein, with protein sequence MRQYSPDLTPPWKKPKPVPEVPAEPGLVVEEPGTGFCGAVIRCEAGTVTLEDRFGKHRVFPLEPRGFLLEGQVVTLTRPSSATTRPTRTASGSVAVPGARARVARAGRIYVEGRHDAELVERVWGDDLRIEGVVVEYLEGVDDLPAIVADFSPGPDARLGVLVDHLVPGSKESRIAASVTSDHALVLGHPYIDIWEAVKPSSVGIPSWPRVPHGQDWKTGVCRALGWPENTGAAWQHILSRVHSYKDLQPELLGRVEELIDFVTAPH encoded by the coding sequence ATGCGCCAGTACTCTCCGGACCTGACTCCGCCGTGGAAGAAGCCCAAGCCCGTGCCGGAGGTTCCGGCGGAGCCGGGCCTGGTGGTCGAGGAGCCGGGTACCGGTTTCTGCGGTGCGGTGATCCGCTGCGAGGCGGGCACGGTGACGCTGGAGGACCGCTTCGGCAAGCACCGCGTGTTCCCTCTGGAACCGCGCGGTTTCCTCCTGGAGGGCCAGGTGGTCACCCTCACCCGCCCCTCCTCCGCCACCACCCGTCCCACCCGCACGGCCTCCGGTTCGGTGGCCGTCCCCGGCGCGCGGGCCCGGGTCGCCCGTGCCGGCCGGATCTACGTGGAGGGCCGCCACGACGCCGAGCTGGTCGAACGGGTCTGGGGCGACGATCTGCGCATCGAGGGCGTCGTGGTCGAGTACCTGGAGGGCGTCGACGACCTGCCCGCGATCGTGGCGGACTTCTCACCCGGCCCCGACGCCCGCCTCGGGGTCCTCGTCGACCACCTGGTGCCCGGCAGCAAGGAGTCCCGTATCGCGGCGTCGGTCACGAGCGATCACGCCCTGGTCCTCGGCCACCCCTACATCGACATCTGGGAAGCCGTGAAGCCGTCGTCCGTAGGCATCCCGTCCTGGCCCCGGGTCCCCCACGGCCAGGACTGGAAAACCGGCGTCTGCCGCGCCCTCGGCTGGCCCGAGAACACCGGCGCCGCCTGGCAGCACATCCTGTCCCGCGTCCACTCCTACAAGGACCTGCAGCCGGAACTCCTGGGCCGAGTGGAAGAACTCATCGACTTCGTCACAGCCCCACACTGA